From the genome of Longispora fulva:
CAGGCCAACCCCAAAGCCACGGTGGTCGCCCCCGGAGAACCCTTCACAGACGCGACAGCGATCAGCATCGGGGTCACCGCCCCATGCCGAGAAGCACGACCGACGGATCACCAACGGCGCCAGCCAGGCGCGGGGCGTCCGCGGCGGCGACCAGCAGCGTCACGATAGTGACCCCGGACGGGTCCCCGCGCACCTCCGTGATCGTCGCGTCCACCGACACCACTGAGGAAAGGCCCGGCCCGCCACCGCCTGAGCCGGGCACCGCGGCCGGGGGTACGAACACCATCACCCGGGACCCCGACGCGGCCCCGGCCGGCAGACGGCCCGTCTTGACCGCCACCGCGACGAGCGACTGACCTGAAGGGGGCCACGCCGGCTCCCCGAACAGGCCGGGCGTGAGCAGCGTGCCGGCAGCCACCGGCACAGCGACCCGACGCCCCACCACATCGGCCCGCCCGGCAGACGGCACCACCTCCAGGCCCGACGACGACACCCGCACCACCCGCAGATCAACGTCTGCCACCGTGTGCCCCACCGCGAGAGGCTGCGACGCGGCGAGCACCGACTCGCGGGCGTCCAAGCCGTTGAACACCACCACGGCGGCGAGCGCGCACACCACGACCAACCCGACACCGACCAGGGCCCGCGAATACGAGACCCTTCGACCCGGCGCACGTTGCCTTTGCGAAGGCACTACGGCATCCGAAAAGCGCATATTGCTTACTCGCTCAGCCTGTTTTTGGGTAGACGAAACCACCATCGGGTACTCCCGGATCTGTCGCGAAAGGAAAGGCGAGAACTGCTAGTTGATGAGGGCCTGAGCCTCGACGACCACGACGGTCACCGACGTGCTCGTCGTCAGCGCGGGAACCGTCCCACTCGCACCCGCCCCAACCCAGGACACGTCCCAGGTCACCGTGGCAGTCAGTGTGTAGGAGCCGGCCCGGGTGAAGGTGTGCCCGCACGACGGCGAAGCGGCCGTCGGCGCGAGACTGGGGGTCCAGGGTGTGCCCGCCCCCTGGCAGACGACCGCAGCGCCGTCACCGGTGGACACTCGCAGGTCGCGGGGGCGGGCCGTGGCGGTAACGGACACGCCCGCCACGGTGGCCGTGGCAGACTTCGCGTCCCAGGAAGATGACTGCGCCCACAACCACGTCGGCACGAACGCAATCTGGCGCGCGGTCAACGGTGGATTCGTCTCAACCCTCAACGCCGGCAACACCAGCTTCGCAACCGCCTGCCGAGCAACCTGCTCGGGGCTGACACGCTGCGCATCCGGGATCCACTGCCAAAACGCGCCCGTTGCCCCCCACGGAGCCGTACACGAACGGAAATACCAAGCTCCGGGTCCAGGCTGCGGAGGCAGTCCAACAGGAGCCTGCGCCGACGGCCCATCGTAATAGCACCCATCACTTCCCAGCCAACCACGACCAGGAATCGAGCAAGGGACCGTAGCACCGGCCGGATCACGGCAATCGACAGGTCCACTGTCCGACGCGCCTGCGCCAGCATGTCCCGGCAGCGAAACCACAACTGTGCAGGCCGGCTTGGAGGGATTCTCGGCGCAGTCAACTTCTCCTCCACCGTCTGCCGAAGCAGGCCGGCTTGCCAATAATGCGAGGCCGGATGCCATTACCGCGGCGGCTACGGACCAGCGGACACCATTCAAGCGCATGTTCCCACCGCCCTGAGTCCGAAGTCGACGACTTTCCAAGTGCCGTCCACGATCTCCAAGGTCGCGATCAAGAGCCGCTTGCCCCCGGGAGTATCCTGGTAAGGCGAACCATCCGCCTTATACATGGATGTTGCGGATGTATCGACGCAGTCGTTGACCGTTGCCTTGGTCGGAGCGGAGGGTGGCTGCAGCGCTGCCACGCTTGGTTGGAGTACGAAATCCCCACGTTCGAGCAAGCCCTTTTCCTTGGTTTGCTGAACGCCCTTTACCAGGATGGTCAGCGCCGCTCCCGAAGCATGGCGGCGTAGGTCCGGAAAATTTGGGTCGGGTATGCGTGAGGCGGCCAAGTAGCTCGTCCACATCCCCCGATAGGCATCTTCAGCCTGCCTGCCGGCCATGGTGAGTGGATCTGCCGACGGCGAGGAAGCTGCCGGCGTGGAGACGGGCGGCCGGGTCACTGTGGGCTTCTTGGCCTCGGTGTGCTCTTGGCAGGCCGTGACCGCCGGTAGGAGGGTGAGCGCGACGAGCACCAGTCCGCGTTCCACCAGGTTCGACATGGGTTACCACCTCTGCTTGGAGGGTTTCAGGGGTACCGCATGGACCCCCGGGTACCGCAACCTCACCACCTGGGCGTGCCCGCCTCGTCGTGGCCACGTCCAGGTAACCAAGATCCGGGGCAAAAGGCCAGAAAGGTCGGATCGTGCCACGTTGAGACGGCGTTTCAGCCTGCCCTGGCGGAGGTGCGGGTTATCGAACCGGAACCGTCGACATGCGTCGGCAGTCTTCCGGCGGCGCACCCTCGTTATGCCCGCCTCGCGAATCAGGTGCCCACGTGGAGACCCATAGGGCCGGGGAGATTTAGGCGGCAATGTCTGAT
Proteins encoded in this window:
- a CDS encoding SAF domain-containing protein, coding for MVVSSTQKQAERVSNMRFSDAVVPSQRQRAPGRRVSYSRALVGVGLVVVCALAAVVVFNGLDARESVLAASQPLAVGHTVADVDLRVVRVSSSGLEVVPSAGRADVVGRRVAVPVAAGTLLTPGLFGEPAWPPSGQSLVAVAVKTGRLPAGAASGSRVMVFVPPAAVPGSGGGGPGLSSVVSVDATITEVRGDPSGVTIVTLLVAAADAPRLAGAVGDPSVVLLGMGR